One window from the genome of Verrucomicrobiia bacterium encodes:
- a CDS encoding tetratricopeptide repeat protein, translating to MNLDSGFSPAPKPRLKKTSVLAGGLFFLAFGLVIYAPGFHAPFELDDAREILQNARLHHLANIPLVWEIYKLRFLTALSFAADYHFHQDSVEGYHAVNFAVHFLASLMAAAFSFLVLKTAERSGKSVPDTRLTACFAALIFLAHPVQTQAVTYIVQRAASLAALFYLAAFNLYASGRLRGSGRAMALSWLTALAAMFTKPIAFTLPLALLLYEILFFKDEPRTKTLRRLFPFLLLLAVIPFLTQWESLARGTNDFAVAREPLNLTHKTYALTQINVARTYLRLLVFPRPQNIDYDYPLSHAFFETRTVLSALLAGSVLAAGFLLRRKKPAEAFGIFWIFLTLAVESGPIVLGDVIFEHRLYLPMAGFGLLAASAAFGIFRDRRKAAAVLGVIVLALGARTYQRNQVWADPLRLWLDAASQSPRKPRVLNNAGLIYLQRHEDAKALSYFEKAVALDPKFASAWQNLGVLYENSGRKDQAERYYLKAIEAAPAFADPYNSLCSMKGLAGKEDEARAYCVKAVERDPDRVEALMNLAFLETPSNPAQAARLYERAVLLEPRFVKAYNGLGLAYEALGRDAAAREAFQKAQALGSRAPQTAEHLAALEAKMKAEEK from the coding sequence ATGAATCTGGATTCCGGTTTCTCTCCCGCGCCGAAGCCGCGGCTCAAAAAAACGTCCGTGCTCGCGGGCGGCCTTTTTTTTCTGGCTTTTGGGCTGGTGATTTACGCGCCCGGCTTTCACGCGCCGTTCGAACTCGACGACGCGCGGGAAATCCTGCAAAATGCGCGGCTCCATCACCTGGCGAACATCCCGCTCGTGTGGGAAATTTACAAGCTGAGGTTCCTGACCGCGCTCAGCTTCGCGGCCGATTATCATTTTCATCAGGACTCGGTCGAAGGTTATCACGCCGTCAATTTCGCGGTCCACTTCCTGGCAAGCCTGATGGCCGCCGCGTTTTCATTCCTGGTTTTGAAAACCGCGGAACGTTCCGGAAAAAGCGTTCCGGACACGCGGCTCACGGCCTGCTTCGCCGCCCTCATTTTTCTCGCCCATCCCGTCCAGACCCAGGCCGTGACCTACATCGTGCAGCGCGCGGCAAGCCTGGCCGCGCTTTTTTACCTGGCGGCTTTCAATCTCTACGCGTCCGGCCGCCTCCGCGGCTCCGGCCGCGCCATGGCCTTGTCCTGGCTCACGGCGCTCGCCGCCATGTTCACCAAGCCCATCGCGTTCACGCTGCCGCTGGCTCTTTTGCTTTACGAAATCCTGTTTTTCAAGGACGAGCCGCGGACGAAAACCCTGCGCCGCCTTTTTCCGTTTCTTCTCCTGCTCGCGGTGATTCCTTTTTTGACGCAGTGGGAAAGCCTGGCGCGGGGGACAAACGACTTCGCCGTCGCGCGCGAGCCGCTCAACCTGACGCACAAGACTTACGCGCTGACGCAAATCAACGTGGCGCGGACTTACCTTCGTCTGCTGGTTTTTCCCCGGCCCCAGAACATCGATTACGATTATCCTCTGTCGCACGCCTTTTTCGAAACGCGGACCGTCCTGTCGGCGCTGCTTGCCGGCAGCGTTTTGGCGGCGGGCTTCCTTCTCCGGCGCAAAAAACCGGCCGAGGCGTTCGGGATTTTCTGGATTTTCCTGACCCTGGCCGTGGAGTCCGGTCCGATCGTGCTGGGCGACGTGATCTTCGAGCATCGCCTTTATCTTCCCATGGCAGGATTCGGCCTGCTCGCAGCGAGCGCGGCCTTCGGAATTTTCCGGGACCGCAGGAAAGCCGCGGCCGTGTTGGGCGTGATCGTGCTCGCGCTCGGCGCGCGGACTTACCAGCGCAACCAGGTCTGGGCGGATCCGCTCCGCCTCTGGCTCGACGCGGCCTCCCAATCCCCGCGCAAACCGCGGGTACTCAACAATGCCGGCCTGATCTATTTGCAGCGGCATGAAGACGCGAAGGCCCTTTCTTATTTCGAGAAAGCGGTGGCGCTGGATCCGAAATTTGCGTCCGCCTGGCAGAATCTCGGAGTCCTTTATGAAAACAGCGGGCGCAAGGATCAGGCGGAGCGTTACTATTTGAAAGCGATCGAGGCCGCGCCCGCCTTTGCGGACCCTTACAACTCGCTTTGTTCCATGAAAGGACTGGCGGGAAAGGAAGACGAGGCCCGGGCATACTGCGTCAAAGCGGTTGAACGGGATCCGGACCGCGTTGAAGCGCTCATGAATCTGGCCTTTCTCGAAACTCCATCGAATCCGGCCCAGGCGGCACGGCTCTATGAAAGAGCGGTGCTTCTCGAGCCCCGATTCGTGAAAGCCTACAACGGACTCGGGCTGGCTTATGAGGCCCTGGGCCGTGACGCCGCCGCCCGCGAAGCCTTCCAAAAGGCCCAGGCGCTGGGGTCCCGCGCGCCCCAGACCGCCGAACATCTGGCCGCGCTCGAAGCGAAAATGAAGGCCGAGGAAAAATAA
- a CDS encoding polysaccharide deacetylase family protein produces the protein MPPKAVLAAILGLLLLGGCASAKPSSVSYQCPPSCQSPQCFCASDNPPAGLKPSELPQLVMVSFDDAVTPEVFDLVRPALERRNPNGCPLPATFFVTTDETDYWLVQRLHAQGNEIAVHTMTHRTSEKTGGKKWRSEILGARDALSALSLIPKDEIAGFRAPYLRHNKESFRIVYEAGFVYDSSITEIVGALSRSPGAMIWPYTLDYGPAQRCFVGVCPDAGLKGLFEIPMHALRRGSEQIAMDPAGTKDEIAGTLKQNFMDHYEGNRAPFGVYLHGAWLKDPGHAAALEEFLEDALSRENVWFATMAQVVAFMRGPVPAAEAGKFFSCPAPEPEPETCDGRDNDGNGETDEGLVHECRYPEGRFRTCAPCPEAWPKPV, from the coding sequence TTGCCGCCGAAAGCCGTTCTCGCCGCGATTTTGGGACTGCTCCTTCTGGGCGGCTGCGCCTCCGCGAAGCCCTCTTCCGTTTCCTATCAGTGTCCGCCTTCCTGCCAGTCCCCGCAATGCTTTTGCGCCTCCGATAACCCGCCCGCGGGCCTGAAACCGTCTGAACTCCCGCAGCTTGTCATGGTCAGTTTTGACGATGCGGTGACGCCGGAAGTCTTCGATCTCGTCCGTCCGGCGCTCGAACGCCGCAATCCGAACGGCTGCCCTTTGCCCGCCACATTTTTTGTGACGACCGACGAGACGGACTATTGGCTTGTCCAGCGGCTCCATGCGCAGGGGAACGAGATCGCGGTGCATACCATGACGCACCGGACCAGCGAAAAGACAGGGGGAAAGAAATGGCGTTCCGAAATCCTGGGCGCGCGGGACGCGCTTTCGGCCTTGTCCCTGATTCCGAAGGATGAGATCGCGGGTTTCCGGGCGCCGTACCTGCGGCACAACAAAGAAAGCTTCCGGATCGTTTACGAAGCGGGATTTGTTTATGATTCTTCCATCACGGAAATCGTGGGGGCGCTTTCCCGCAGTCCCGGCGCCATGATCTGGCCTTACACACTGGATTACGGGCCCGCGCAGCGCTGCTTTGTCGGCGTCTGTCCCGATGCCGGCCTTAAAGGACTTTTCGAGATCCCCATGCACGCGTTAAGGCGCGGCAGTGAACAGATTGCCATGGATCCGGCCGGCACAAAAGACGAGATCGCGGGCACGCTCAAGCAAAATTTCATGGACCATTACGAAGGCAATCGCGCGCCTTTCGGCGTGTATCTTCACGGGGCGTGGCTGAAAGATCCCGGACACGCGGCCGCGCTGGAGGAATTCCTGGAGGATGCGTTGTCGCGGGAAAATGTCTGGTTCGCCACCATGGCGCAGGTCGTGGCGTTCATGCGCGGGCCCGTGCCGGCGGCGGAAGCCGGAAAGTTTTTCTCGTGTCCGGCGCCTGAGCCGGAACCCGAAACCTGCGACGGCAGGGACAATGACGGCAACGGCGAAACGGACGAAGGCCTCGTCCATGAGTGCCGCTATCCTGAAGGACGCTTCCGGACCTGCGCGCCATGCCCGGAGGCATGGCCGAAGCCGGTTTAA
- a CDS encoding acyl-CoA desaturase yields the protein MNSKYGKANWFNILFIGANTLVALIGGPWYYFRYGLSASEITLMVFFIYATGFGITAGYHRLYTHQTYKAHPVVHFFMLFFGAAAFQQSALAWTSQHRNHHQYVDTDADPYNIKKGFFWAHMGWLIFGKFDFFYDNVDDLIRSKLIMHQARHYVLWGVVAGIVTPVAIGALTGHALGAFIFSVCFRITFVYHSTWCINSVCHMFGKTTYDADSSSRDNWMVAVVALGEGYHNFHHRFPSDYRNGVRWYQPDFSKWLIFTLEKLGLVWNVKRIEASRIEEARRIAAKKIQEKNKRPGMSFRAAEMKEGGGSVPDEEGTEVSALP from the coding sequence ATGAACTCCAAATACGGCAAAGCGAACTGGTTCAATATCCTCTTCATCGGCGCCAACACCCTGGTCGCGCTGATCGGAGGACCCTGGTATTACTTCCGGTACGGCCTTTCCGCTTCCGAAATCACCCTCATGGTCTTTTTCATCTACGCGACGGGCTTCGGCATCACCGCGGGGTATCACCGGCTTTATACGCATCAGACCTACAAGGCCCATCCCGTCGTCCACTTCTTCATGCTTTTTTTTGGCGCGGCCGCTTTCCAGCAGTCGGCGCTCGCCTGGACGTCCCAGCACCGCAACCACCATCAGTACGTGGATACCGACGCGGACCCGTACAACATCAAAAAAGGCTTTTTCTGGGCGCACATGGGCTGGTTGATCTTCGGGAAGTTCGATTTTTTCTACGACAACGTCGACGACCTCATCCGCAGCAAGCTCATCATGCACCAGGCGCGTCATTACGTGCTGTGGGGCGTGGTCGCGGGCATCGTGACGCCGGTCGCGATCGGCGCGCTCACGGGGCACGCGCTCGGGGCGTTCATCTTCTCGGTTTGCTTCCGGATCACCTTTGTCTATCATTCGACCTGGTGCATCAATTCCGTGTGCCACATGTTCGGCAAAACGACTTATGACGCGGATTCTTCGTCCCGCGACAACTGGATGGTGGCGGTGGTCGCGCTCGGCGAAGGCTATCATAATTTCCACCACCGTTTTCCGAGCGATTACCGCAACGGTGTGCGCTGGTACCAGCCGGATTTCAGCAAGTGGCTGATTTTCACCCTGGAAAAGCTCGGCCTCGTCTGGAACGTGAAACGGATCGAAGCCTCGCGAATCGAAGAAGCCCGGCGCATTGCCGCGAAAAAAATTCAGGAAAAAAACAAAAGGCCCGGAATGTCTTTCCGGGCGGCGGAAATGAAAGAGGGCGGGGGCAGCGTCCCGGATGAAGAAGGCACCGAAGTTTCCGCCCTGCCCTAG
- a CDS encoding acyltransferase — MTRAPDPAAPASPRQAGIESFRVLAAFLILYNHTKQYQGTAFSAFSPQYMLLDVFMRFAVPFFFLTAGYFFYTAFEKGEPLRALFLRYSRKLLVWYAFWTVVYALLPRDFVGGWMERGFGEGIVRASGYHLLRFGTKFREEPLYYLFESSMFHLWFLPALVMALGLVAFFVSARLERFLLPAAVVLYAVGLLGSSYQNTRFGIDFPFLFDGKDGPFMSTFFVALGWIIAKYRIRLSFRKAACLALAGYGLGVLENLAARGFSPEGRVLTLSCHALVLGPAMFWMALALPEMGRNSAARLGKLTPGIYLSQIAASDMTWRLHRYFAPPVWEFLFPAVIFAVAAAITVVFSKIPVLRKGVE, encoded by the coding sequence ATGACCCGTGCGCCCGATCCGGCGGCGCCGGCGTCTCCCCGGCAGGCGGGCATCGAGAGCTTCCGGGTTCTGGCGGCGTTCCTGATCCTTTACAATCACACCAAACAATATCAAGGCACCGCGTTTTCCGCTTTTTCCCCGCAGTACATGCTGCTCGACGTTTTCATGCGTTTCGCCGTTCCCTTTTTTTTTCTGACAGCCGGCTATTTTTTCTATACGGCCTTCGAAAAAGGGGAGCCGCTCCGCGCCTTATTCCTGAGGTACAGCCGGAAGCTGCTGGTCTGGTACGCCTTTTGGACCGTGGTTTACGCGCTCCTGCCCCGTGATTTCGTGGGCGGCTGGATGGAGCGGGGATTTGGGGAAGGGATTGTCCGCGCCTCCGGGTATCATCTGCTTCGTTTCGGGACGAAATTCCGCGAGGAGCCGCTCTACTACCTGTTCGAATCCTCGATGTTTCATTTGTGGTTTCTTCCGGCGCTGGTCATGGCCCTGGGCCTCGTCGCTTTTTTTGTGTCGGCGCGGCTGGAACGCTTTCTGCTGCCGGCCGCGGTCGTGCTGTATGCCGTGGGGCTTCTCGGGTCTTCCTACCAGAACACGCGGTTTGGGATCGATTTTCCGTTCCTCTTCGACGGAAAGGACGGGCCTTTCATGAGCACCTTTTTCGTGGCGCTCGGCTGGATCATTGCCAAATACCGGATTCGTCTTTCTTTTCGCAAAGCCGCGTGTCTTGCGCTCGCGGGCTACGGCCTGGGAGTTTTGGAAAATCTGGCGGCGCGGGGCTTTTCACCGGAAGGGCGCGTGCTGACGCTTTCCTGCCACGCGCTGGTGCTCGGGCCCGCGATGTTCTGGATGGCTTTGGCGCTGCCGGAGATGGGGAGGAACAGCGCGGCGCGGCTGGGGAAGCTGACGCCCGGCATTTATCTGTCTCAGATCGCGGCCAGCGACATGACCTGGCGCCTGCACCGGTATTTCGCGCCGCCCGTGTGGGAGTTCCTGTTTCCAGCTGTCATTTTTGCCGTGGCCGCGGCGATTACCGTCGTTTTCAGCAAAATCCCCGTGTTGAGAAAAGGGGTCGAGTAG
- a CDS encoding glycosyltransferase family 2 protein: MTPRLSIILATHNRAALLNTALEALQRQTFQDFEILVVDDGSSDPTPEVLAAWQKKEPRLQAFRFPDCRGCNAARNLALGKARGIYIGITDDDDVSLPGRFETQIAFLEENPSVQIVFSSIQYIDLERRPLRLWPEFPERFPREPDRLFEVLFTQPNIAPNSAALFRREVFDKFRLSFPENVISGGDRLLYMKAAALGVQMAMLAEPWVHALSHEGHVSLTGDILKITRNKRAVLDEMRSWLKENGIHRFDGLYAKALSYQLIIEGRACGGVKGLFLVLKALGLNPSGRYAWETFFWFLKKAARRARLTAA; the protein is encoded by the coding sequence ATGACTCCACGCCTTTCCATCATCCTGGCCACCCACAACCGGGCCGCGCTTTTGAATACCGCTTTGGAAGCCCTGCAGCGCCAAACTTTTCAGGACTTCGAAATTCTCGTCGTCGATGACGGCAGCTCCGACCCTACTCCCGAGGTGCTGGCGGCCTGGCAAAAGAAAGAACCCCGTCTCCAGGCTTTCCGTTTTCCGGATTGCCGCGGATGCAATGCGGCGCGCAACCTCGCCCTGGGGAAAGCGCGGGGCATCTACATCGGCATCACCGACGACGACGACGTTTCGCTTCCCGGGCGGTTTGAAACGCAAATCGCTTTCCTGGAAGAGAACCCCTCGGTCCAGATCGTTTTTTCCAGTATCCAGTACATCGATTTGGAACGCCGTCCTCTTCGATTGTGGCCCGAATTTCCCGAACGATTTCCCCGCGAGCCGGACCGGCTGTTCGAGGTCCTGTTCACCCAGCCGAACATCGCGCCTAATTCGGCCGCCCTTTTCCGGCGGGAGGTTTTCGATAAATTCCGGCTGAGTTTTCCCGAGAATGTGATTTCGGGAGGAGACCGGCTGCTTTACATGAAGGCCGCGGCGCTGGGAGTCCAAATGGCCATGCTGGCCGAGCCCTGGGTTCACGCGTTGTCGCACGAAGGCCATGTTTCGCTGACCGGCGACATTCTGAAAATCACCCGCAACAAACGGGCCGTCCTTGACGAGATGCGGAGCTGGTTGAAAGAAAACGGCATTCACCGCTTTGACGGCCTTTATGCCAAGGCCCTTTCCTACCAGCTGATCATCGAGGGCCGCGCCTGCGGCGGCGTGAAAGGCCTGTTTCTCGTATTGAAAGCCCTGGGCCTCAATCCTTCGGGCCGCTACGCCTGGGAAACTTTTTTCTGGTTTCTGAAAAAAGCGGCGCGCCGCGCGCGTTTGACCGCGGCTTGA